In Naumovozyma castellii chromosome 1, complete genome, one DNA window encodes the following:
- the OPI3 gene encoding bifunctional phosphatidyl-N-methylethanolamine N-methyltransferase/phosphatidyl-N-dimethylethanolamine N-methyltransferase (ancestral locus Anc_1.526), with protein sequence MNTTTSGTIMDELTAGAISPKDIVEELIGKIDIADASFQLTLFFIAFNPIFWNIIARLEHSTHFLTQLAGNNAKRGCYILAIIIFSLGIGRDMVFQETLNHQESSVLLELPLIRNLGVASFLIGQLLVITSMYQLGITGTYLGDYFGILMNERVTGFPFNVSNNPMYHGSTLSFLGTSLYFAKPSGVAITAFVYMMYCIALRFEEPFTAAIYAKRDAGKLSKNI encoded by the coding sequence ATGAACACCACTACTTCCGGCACCATTATGGATGAGCTTACGGCTGGCGCCATCTCTCCCAAGGATATCGTTGAAGAACTGATAGGCAAAATCGATATAGCAGATGCCTCATTCCAATTGACTTTGTTTTTCATTGCCTTCAACCCAATCTTTTGGAACATCATCGCACGTTTGGAACATTCTACCCATTTTTTAACCCAATTGGCAGGGAATAATGCTAAACGTGGATGCTACATCCTAGCgattataatattttcccTTGGTATTGGACGTGATATGGTTTTCCAGGAAACTTTAAACCATCAAGAAAGCTCTGTTCTTCTAGAACTTCCCTTAATCAGAAATTTGGGTGTGGCTTCTTTCTTAATTGGCCAGTTGCTGGTAATCACTTCAATGTATCAACTGGGTATTACAGGGACTTATTTGGGTGATTATTTTGGTATCTTGATGAATGAGAGAGTTACTGGGTTCCCATTCAATGTGTCTAACAATCCAATGTATCATGGGTcaacattatcatttttagGAACAAGTTTATATTTTGCCAAGCCAAGTGGGGTTGCTATTACTGCGTTTGTCTACATGATGTACTGCATTGCTCTCCGTTTTGAAGAGCCCTTTACTGCTGCTATATATGCTAAGAGAGACGCTGGAAAGTTAAGCAAAAACATTTAG
- the EAP1 gene encoding Eap1p (ancestral locus Anc_1.518): MEFNDPSIVSVVVSDEQGQPQLVPGGTPLTNQHSLNDRNNNIGKLFKKIEAFDTIKDYKPAHTATKSHIYSINELFTLSKNLPPNVVTEVTNVLPKKKFWRLHQRFTDHSKNTANGFVPTAKNSNLKSKATYANNENTHFERRNSKTRNMKGNNTRKGNKFNSKNEHDNEINANKELLALEKQLEPTGNSMADFEAWKTKMKELEQKNKGISSGGSGSSGIDKDQTSQSSTLKPIFTTTSSSISEFLKLSKNNNDIANGNESASTGATIASTAPIIETKNEKSETDNLRPDNASDDNGTNKPQSESNEASKAFAGVPLDTGRSSSSRFSSFFSTPASATVNSEEQPSSKTEKPATPVNSDKGTVNTNNPGGSRLMSFFKNSSASSTPNPEKQIQISSQEQAQPQTYNKPDNTVPDAQMMPQQRPNGYLQQPRPQGPPTLQGQPQLLPMQMQTNNTFFRGLLNKNKLAEESGNNSIGPMAPPPGLGTQHQQPNQHQNQQQYQQYPPSMGPPQNLHMGMPPVHMMPPPGMQGFPMQQHQQMLNNSRNKEGSANSISDNKNSKNQNNNDLQQQPQPQPFMHGMAPPPGFPPMQGMPPLPPNFNPNMRMPPNGMLPPPHQQQGFFPPQHQINQPLPGNFQGRPNFSQEAPNLKEKNGKH; the protein is encoded by the coding sequence ATGGAGTTCAACGATCCCTCAATTGTCTCTGTGGTCGTATCCGATGAACAAGGACAACCACAATTGGTTCCTGGTGGAACTCCACTCACAAATCAGCATTCCCTCAACGACAGGAACAATAATATTGGGAAactattcaagaaaattgaaGCCTTTGACACAATCAAGGATTATAAACCAGCCCACACAGCCACTAAATCACATATCTATtctattaatgaattgttTACGCTCTCCAAAAACTTACCACCAAATGTGGTGACCGAAGTGACCAACGTATTAccgaagaagaaattttggaGGCTACATCAAAGATTTACTGACCATTCGAAGAATACTGCCAATGGTTTTGTACCAACAGCAAAAAACAGCAACTTGAAGAGTAAAGCAACTTACgctaataatgaaaatacaCATTTcgaaagaagaaatagtaAGACAAGAAACATGAAGGGGAATAATACAAGAAAGggtaataaattcaattccaagaatgagcatgataatgaaatcaaTGCAAACAAAGAATTGCTGGCTTTAGAAAAGCAGTTAGAACCTACAGGGAATTCAATGGCTGATTTTGAAGCCTGGAAAACCAAAATGAAGGAATTAGAACAGAAGAATAAGGGAATTTCCAGTGGTGGTTCAGGATCTTCTGGTATTGATAAGGATCAGACATCCCAGTCGTCAACATTAAAACCTATTTTTACAACCACTTCAAGCTCAATATCAgagtttttgaaattatctAAGAACAACAATGACATTGCAAACGGAAATGAAAGCGCTTCAACTGGAGCAACAATTGCTTCAACTGCTCCAATAATCGAaacaaagaatgaaaaatcagAAACAGATAATCTTCGTCCAGATAATGCATCGGACGATAACGGAACCAATAAACCACAATCCGAGAGCAATGAAGCATCAAAGGCATTTGCTGGTGTACCTCTGGATACTGGCAGAAGTTCATCATCAAGGTTTagttcatttttttcaaccCCAGCTAGCGCAACAGTAAATTCAGAAGAGCAACCATCTTCTAAAACTGAGAAGCCAGCAACGCCAGTAAATAGTGATAAAGGGACAGTAAACACCAACAACCCTGGTGGCTCACGATTAATGTcctttttcaaaaacagTTCTGCTTCAAGCACACCAAACCCCGAAAAGcagattcaaatttctAGCCAAGAACAAGCACAACCCCAAACTTATAATAAACCCGATAATACGGTGCCAGATGCTCAAATGATGCCACAACAAAGACCGAATGGGTATTTGCAGCAGCCACGACCACAAGGACCACCTACTTTGCAAGGGCAGCCTCAATTGTTACCAATGCAAATGCAAACAAATAATACCTTCTTCCGAGGGCttttaaacaaaaataaactAGCTGAGGAAAGTGgtaataattcaattggTCCAATGGCACCTCCTCCAGGTTTGGGAACTCAGCACCAGCAGCCAAATCAGcatcaaaatcaacaaCAGTATCAGCAATATCCTCCGAGCATGGGGCCACCACAAAATTTGCACATGGGTATGCCTCCTGTTCATATGATGCCACCACCTGGCATGCAAGGGTTCCCTATGCAGcaacatcaacaaatgTTGAATAACAGTAGAAATAAGGAAGGTTCCGCAAATTCAATTAGTGATAATAAGAACTCtaagaatcaaaataataacgatTTGCAACAACAGCCACAGCCACAGCCGTTCATGCATGGAATGGCTCCTCCTCCAGGCTTCCCACCGATGCAAGGCATGCCACCTTTGCCACCTAATTTCAATCCCAACATGAGAATGCCTCCCAACGGAATGCTACCACCACCTCATCAGCAGCAAGGTTTCTTCCCTCCTCAACATCAAATTAATCAACCTTTACCTGGGAATTTCCAGGGTCGcccaaatttttcacagGAAGCACCTAACCtaaaggaaaagaatgGTAAGCATTGA
- the ADD66 gene encoding Add66p (ancestral locus Anc_1.522): MDSVLNFSKALVANGQPTLLLPLVSTGNVPQLTIDLMLHSLASEFQFIRALDGVFLHPFLGPLDHSLDQDKPILYKSKLDSGSKFSTALELFYNEEKNFYIIQQRTPIIQGYMNNFIKETILPLIMEFKIENVIVLDSFGVLDELNLEGRNFNSNKSNGFCSLGSCNINSINELTRNFNTSLNVNTNNGNNHSNNEVDWFKFTGDSVQQEISPKQDIFKFAYHLINSNLTTGSTLNEIKYLTCFVHEGDNSMDAKMFTEWILRLLNWSTEESPIHLKTPISWKGVYGFNSIPDSFDEGIYI, encoded by the coding sequence ATGGATTCCGTTTTAAATTTCTCCAAGGCTCTAGTTGCTAATGGTCAACCCACATTATTACTGCCCCTGGTCTCAACTGGTAATGTACCCCAATTGACCATTGATCTAATGCTACATTCCCTTGCATCAGAATTCCAATTTATAAGGGCATTGGATGGTGTATTTTTACATCCATTTCTTGGCCCATTAGATCACTCGTTGGATCAAGATAAACCCATACTATACAAGTCTAAATTAGATTCAGgatcaaaattttcaacagctttagaattattttacaatgaagaaaagaacTTCTacattattcaacaaagaaCTCCCATCATACAAGGATACATGaacaattttattaagGAAACAATACTTCCATTGATAATGGAATTCAAGATTGAAAACGTCATTGTGCTTGATTCATTTGGTGTAttagatgaattaaatttagAGGGTAGAAATTTTAATAGTAATAAATCCAATGGATTTTGTTCATTGGGTTCATGTAATATAAATTCCATAAATGAACTAACTCGAAATTTCAACACAAGTTTGAATGttaatactaataatggGAACAACCATTCCAATAACGAAGTAGATTGGTTTAAATTCACTGGAGATAGTGTACAACAAGAAATATCACCAAAGCaagatatttttaaatttgcctatcatttaattaattcaaatttaactACTGGATCTactttgaatgaaattaagTACTTGACATGCTTTGTTCATGAAGGTGATAATTCGATGGATGCAAAAATGTTTACAGAATGGATATTAAGACTATTAAACTGGAGTACCGAAGAATCTCCCATCCATTTGAAAACtccaatttcttggaaaggTGTATATGGATTTAATTCAATACCGGATTCATTTGATGAGggaatatatatttga